One Myxococcaceae bacterium JPH2 DNA window includes the following coding sequences:
- a CDS encoding PAS domain S-box protein, with amino-acid sequence MSQEQRETGRFDSSGDEPEPFCTGCARAVAPDASAAPSARVRAHLSSSLLREVIFELDGDGRLGFVGVPWEHLVGAPAALWQGRPLVEIFDPVDRDTARALLEAARTRAPLPVRRELRLDGGVGVRWVELSASGVPGGAGDVVGTLVDVTARRRAEDAATTRERYLEAVVEVQRRLLAPEPSGALYDAILEPLGQVSGASRAYVFEFHRDSQGRLLQSQRAEWCAPGISRELDNPDTQNFPVDESFRAEQSVRLWRGEAVQGVPWDFAPGIAPVLAEQGIQSLLILPLWVHGELFGFIGFDNCDGARAWSPMEVNLLSGAAGALSLALEQRTADALRVRTEATLRRTEAGFHLLIEGFPDPVVVHAAGGTLLSANPAMVLYLGYQDPAELLGRNLLELVRPEDREAARRHLSEAQDGSLAARAQEVPLQCRDGSVVVADLVTLGVLFDGAPARVTVARDFTERKRVQAQLMLGDRMASMGMLAAGIAHELNNPLAYVLSNLEFLNRALGGLPRALAVEDLVECRQVLDDARDGAERMRQIVRQLKVFSRVDDAHEEPVDVHRVLDSVTQMAASEIRPRARLVKEYGVVPPVRGNEGKLFQVFLNLVINAAHSIDEGRMEANEIRLVTREDTQGRVLVDVRDTGRGIAPEHLRRIFDPFFTTKAPGLGTGLGLSICDTIVRALGGLISVESALGVGTTFRVVLESCPSRAVRVA; translated from the coding sequence GTGTCGCAGGAGCAGCGCGAGACAGGGCGCTTTGATTCGTCCGGCGACGAGCCGGAGCCTTTTTGCACGGGCTGTGCGCGTGCCGTCGCGCCCGACGCCTCGGCCGCGCCCTCGGCTCGAGTTCGCGCCCACTTATCCTCCTCGCTGCTGCGCGAGGTCATCTTCGAGCTGGATGGCGACGGGCGCCTGGGCTTCGTTGGCGTGCCGTGGGAGCACCTGGTGGGGGCGCCCGCGGCGCTGTGGCAGGGCCGGCCGCTGGTGGAGATTTTCGATCCGGTGGACCGCGACACGGCGCGCGCCCTGCTGGAGGCGGCCCGCACGCGCGCCCCGCTGCCAGTGCGCCGCGAGCTGCGCCTCGACGGAGGCGTGGGCGTGCGCTGGGTGGAGCTGTCCGCCTCGGGCGTGCCCGGAGGCGCGGGCGACGTGGTGGGCACCCTGGTGGATGTCACCGCGCGCCGCCGCGCCGAGGATGCCGCCACCACGCGCGAGCGCTACCTGGAGGCCGTGGTGGAGGTGCAGCGGCGCCTGCTCGCGCCCGAGCCCTCTGGCGCGCTCTACGACGCCATCCTGGAGCCACTGGGCCAGGTCTCCGGCGCCAGCCGGGCGTATGTCTTCGAGTTCCACCGCGACAGTCAGGGCCGGCTGCTCCAGTCCCAGCGCGCCGAGTGGTGTGCCCCCGGCATCTCGCGCGAGCTGGACAACCCGGACACGCAGAACTTCCCCGTGGACGAGTCCTTCCGCGCCGAGCAGTCCGTGCGGCTGTGGCGCGGCGAGGCGGTGCAGGGCGTGCCCTGGGACTTCGCGCCCGGCATCGCGCCGGTGCTGGCGGAGCAGGGCATCCAGTCGCTGCTGATTCTGCCCCTGTGGGTGCACGGCGAGCTGTTCGGCTTCATCGGCTTCGACAACTGCGATGGCGCGCGCGCGTGGTCGCCCATGGAGGTCAACCTCCTGTCGGGCGCGGCCGGCGCATTGTCGCTGGCCCTGGAGCAGCGCACCGCGGATGCGCTGCGCGTGCGCACCGAGGCCACCCTGCGCCGCACCGAGGCGGGCTTCCACCTGCTCATCGAAGGCTTCCCGGACCCCGTGGTGGTGCACGCGGCGGGAGGCACGCTGCTCTCCGCCAACCCGGCCATGGTGCTCTACCTGGGCTATCAGGACCCAGCGGAGCTGCTCGGGCGCAACCTGCTGGAGCTGGTGCGCCCCGAGGACCGCGAGGCGGCGCGTCGCCACTTGAGCGAGGCGCAGGACGGCTCGCTGGCGGCCCGCGCGCAAGAGGTGCCGCTGCAGTGCCGGGATGGCTCGGTGGTGGTGGCGGACCTGGTGACGTTGGGCGTGCTCTTCGACGGCGCGCCCGCTCGCGTCACCGTCGCGCGCGACTTCACCGAGCGCAAGCGCGTGCAGGCCCAGCTCATGCTGGGGGACCGCATGGCCTCCATGGGCATGCTCGCGGCGGGCATCGCCCACGAGCTGAACAACCCGCTGGCCTACGTGCTCTCCAACCTGGAGTTCCTCAACCGGGCCCTCGGCGGACTTCCCCGCGCGCTGGCGGTGGAGGACCTGGTGGAGTGCCGCCAGGTGCTGGACGACGCGCGCGATGGCGCCGAGCGCATGCGGCAGATTGTCCGCCAGCTCAAGGTCTTCTCGCGCGTGGACGACGCGCACGAGGAGCCGGTGGACGTGCACCGCGTGCTGGACTCGGTGACGCAGATGGCGGCCAGCGAGATCCGCCCGCGCGCGCGGCTGGTGAAGGAGTACGGCGTGGTGCCGCCCGTGCGGGGCAACGAGGGCAAGCTGTTCCAGGTGTTCCTCAACCTCGTCATCAACGCGGCGCACTCCATCGACGAGGGGCGGATGGAGGCGAACGAGATTCGCCTCGTCACGCGCGAGGACACGCAGGGCCGCGTGCTGGTGGACGTGCGCGACACGGGCCGAGGCATCGCGCCCGAGCACCTGCGCCGCATCTTCGACCCCTTCTTCACCACCAAGGCTCCGGGGCTGGGCACCGGCCTGGGCCTGTCCATCTGCGACACCATCGTCCGCGCGCTGGGCGGCCTCATCTCCGTGGAGTCCGCGCTCGGGGTAGGCACCACCTTCCGCGTGGTGCTGGAGTCCTGCCCGTCTCGCGCTGTGCGCGTGGCGTAG
- a CDS encoding neutral/alkaline ceramidase: MRTHLVGLGPALGLLLCGLATVSHAAPPTSSGLAESPCVGSTQFLVGAALSDITGPAAEVGMMGYAQVAQKTAGIHLRLRSRAFVIASPCNGKRVVFVSADLGMVFQAVKQQVVERLRARFGDLYTEDNVLLSATHTHSGPGGYSHYTLYNLTTFGFVPQNFEAIVSGIVDSISRAHARLAPGTLRLAAGELLGASRNRSPLAYQLNPPEERERYTTDVDTRMTLLRLSRTDGKEVGLIDWFAVHATSMGNENHFISGDNKGLAAYLFELARGTRYTPDSDAFVAAFANANEGDSSPNVLGGTNGGGVDDFEDTELSARKQHDFALRLWLEARTPVTGGVDYRHVYVKMDAVDVAPAFTDGVPRRTCPAAIGLSMLAGAEDGPGFGSEGASCASVHAVWSQFTCAAVTTPCQGEKPIVLEMGSMRPYPWTPEVLPLQLVTLGNVALVAVPFELTTMSGRRLRQTVAARLAPAGVTEVVIAGLSNAYAGYVATREEYARQDYEGASTHFGPWTLAALQQGFDGLASALRDSRTLAPGPAPRDLRGAVVGLQPGVMFDDKLLWVNFGQVITDAKPAAARGDTVTVTFWGGHPRNDLKLGGTFMRVQRRMYDGTWVDVAYDWDWETKYHWERENCVPTLGCSRVAVSWRIPLDTVPGIYRLMHEGDWKSGWDGRVRPYTGTSRSFTVR; the protein is encoded by the coding sequence ATGCGCACACACCTCGTCGGACTCGGCCCGGCGCTCGGTCTCCTGCTCTGCGGGCTGGCGACCGTGAGCCACGCCGCGCCGCCCACGTCGTCGGGACTCGCGGAGTCGCCATGTGTGGGCTCGACCCAGTTCCTCGTGGGCGCCGCCCTCTCCGACATCACCGGCCCGGCGGCGGAGGTGGGGATGATGGGCTACGCGCAGGTGGCCCAGAAGACGGCGGGCATCCACCTGCGGCTGCGCTCGCGCGCGTTCGTCATCGCCTCGCCGTGCAATGGCAAGCGCGTGGTGTTCGTCAGCGCGGACCTGGGGATGGTGTTCCAGGCGGTGAAGCAGCAGGTGGTGGAGCGGCTGCGCGCGCGCTTCGGGGACCTGTACACGGAGGACAACGTCCTCTTGAGCGCCACGCACACGCATTCGGGGCCGGGCGGCTACTCGCACTACACGCTCTACAACCTCACCACGTTCGGCTTCGTGCCGCAGAACTTCGAGGCCATCGTCTCGGGCATCGTGGACTCCATCTCGCGAGCGCACGCGCGGCTCGCACCCGGCACGCTGCGCCTGGCGGCGGGCGAGCTGCTCGGGGCCAGTCGCAACCGCTCACCGCTGGCGTACCAGCTCAACCCGCCCGAGGAGCGCGAGCGCTACACCACGGACGTGGACACGCGCATGACGCTGCTGCGCCTGTCGCGGACGGACGGCAAGGAGGTGGGGCTCATCGACTGGTTCGCCGTGCACGCCACGTCCATGGGCAACGAGAACCACTTCATCAGCGGGGACAACAAGGGGCTCGCCGCGTACCTCTTCGAGCTGGCGCGAGGCACGCGCTACACGCCGGACTCGGACGCCTTCGTGGCCGCGTTCGCCAACGCCAATGAAGGGGACTCCTCGCCCAACGTGCTGGGCGGCACCAACGGTGGCGGCGTCGACGACTTCGAGGACACGGAGCTGTCCGCGCGCAAGCAGCACGACTTCGCCCTGCGGCTGTGGCTGGAGGCGCGCACGCCCGTCACGGGAGGCGTGGACTACCGGCACGTGTACGTGAAGATGGACGCGGTGGACGTGGCGCCGGCGTTCACGGATGGCGTGCCCCGGCGCACGTGTCCGGCCGCCATCGGCTTGTCCATGCTCGCGGGCGCCGAGGACGGTCCGGGCTTTGGCAGCGAGGGCGCGTCCTGCGCCTCCGTGCACGCGGTGTGGAGCCAGTTCACCTGCGCGGCCGTCACCACGCCGTGTCAGGGGGAGAAGCCCATCGTGCTGGAGATGGGCAGCATGCGCCCCTATCCCTGGACGCCCGAGGTGTTGCCCTTGCAGTTGGTCACCTTGGGCAACGTGGCGCTCGTCGCGGTGCCCTTCGAGCTGACGACCATGTCGGGGCGTCGGCTGCGCCAGACCGTGGCCGCGCGGCTGGCGCCGGCCGGGGTGACGGAGGTCGTCATCGCGGGGCTGTCGAACGCGTACGCGGGCTATGTCGCCACGCGGGAGGAGTACGCGCGGCAGGACTACGAGGGCGCCTCCACGCACTTCGGTCCGTGGACGCTGGCGGCCTTGCAGCAGGGCTTCGATGGGCTGGCCTCCGCGCTGCGCGACAGCCGGACGTTGGCGCCCGGGCCCGCGCCGCGCGACCTGCGTGGCGCGGTGGTGGGGCTCCAGCCCGGGGTGATGTTCGACGACAAGCTCCTGTGGGTGAACTTTGGTCAGGTCATCACCGACGCGAAGCCCGCCGCGGCGCGGGGCGACACGGTGACCGTCACCTTCTGGGGCGGACATCCGCGCAACGACCTCAAGCTCGGCGGCACGTTCATGCGGGTGCAGCGCCGCATGTACGACGGCACCTGGGTGGACGTGGCCTATGACTGGGATTGGGAGACGAAGTACCACTGGGAACGCGAGAACTGCGTGCCCACGCTGGGCTGCTCTCGCGTCGCGGTGAGCTGGCGCATCCCCCTCGACACGGTGCCGGGCATCTACCGGCTCATGCACGAGGGAGATTGGAAGTCGGGATGGGACGGGCGCGTGCGGCCCTACACCGGCACGTCCCGCTCCTTCACCGTGCGCTGA
- a CDS encoding protein kinase: protein MHCELCLSEHAEDVVCSHVEWPQVGASAPASAEAPPASASPATAPTPEPVDLTGRTLGHYRLVRRLGVGGMGAVYLGEQTLIGARVAVKVMHPHLSSDEWLCARFYAEARTVNVVGHPNIVRVFDISEEPGGIHYFVMEYLEGVPLSQCARPMPASALVPLLAQACDALDAAHRQGVVHRDLKPDNLFVVTQAQAPPAMKVLDFGVAKARRASAGDETAAGMVLGTPAYMAPEQWAGQPVDGRADIYALAVTAYYMATGQLPFERGQMAELMLATGPVAPLAPHELAPQVSEALSHALLRALARRPEDRFDTALDFKHALLAAAQVPASSTHVPESEALMETPSLQTPPLTWSARVSRPTGPGSVDVDCTALSKGGLFMCCAEPFPLLFTRLEFTLLLEGEEVPCAGEVVRHVDARQAREWGMSSGVGVQFINPSEHLRMLIHRARTPRPGSLVRGRPREARP from the coding sequence GGCGCGAGCGCACCCGCGTCCGCCGAGGCGCCTCCCGCATCCGCCTCGCCCGCGACCGCGCCCACGCCAGAGCCGGTGGACCTCACCGGCCGCACGCTCGGGCACTACCGGCTGGTGCGGCGACTGGGCGTGGGGGGAATGGGCGCGGTCTATCTGGGGGAGCAGACGCTCATCGGCGCGCGCGTGGCGGTGAAGGTGATGCACCCGCACCTGAGCTCGGACGAGTGGCTGTGCGCGCGCTTCTACGCGGAGGCGCGCACGGTCAACGTGGTGGGGCACCCCAACATCGTCCGCGTCTTCGACATCAGCGAGGAGCCGGGCGGCATCCACTACTTCGTCATGGAGTACCTGGAGGGCGTGCCGCTGTCCCAGTGCGCGCGGCCCATGCCGGCCTCGGCGCTGGTGCCGCTGCTGGCGCAGGCGTGTGATGCGCTGGACGCGGCCCATCGCCAGGGCGTGGTGCACCGCGACCTCAAGCCCGACAACCTCTTCGTCGTGACGCAGGCCCAGGCTCCGCCCGCGATGAAGGTGCTCGACTTCGGCGTGGCCAAGGCGCGGCGCGCGTCGGCGGGTGACGAGACGGCCGCGGGCATGGTGCTGGGGACGCCCGCGTACATGGCGCCGGAGCAGTGGGCGGGCCAGCCGGTGGACGGGCGCGCGGACATCTACGCGCTCGCGGTCACCGCCTACTACATGGCCACGGGCCAGCTCCCCTTCGAGCGCGGGCAGATGGCGGAGCTGATGCTGGCCACCGGCCCCGTGGCGCCGCTGGCCCCGCACGAGTTGGCGCCCCAGGTCTCCGAGGCGCTGTCCCACGCCCTGCTGCGCGCACTGGCGCGGCGTCCCGAGGACCGGTTCGACACGGCGCTCGACTTCAAGCACGCGCTGCTCGCCGCGGCCCAGGTCCCCGCATCCTCCACCCACGTCCCCGAGTCCGAGGCGCTCATGGAAACTCCCTCGCTGCAGACGCCGCCGCTCACCTGGAGCGCGAGGGTGAGCCGGCCCACCGGGCCCGGCTCGGTGGACGTGGACTGCACGGCGCTGAGCAAGGGCGGCCTCTTCATGTGCTGCGCCGAGCCCTTCCCGCTGCTCTTCACCCGCCTGGAGTTCACGCTCCTGCTGGAGGGTGAAGAGGTGCCCTGCGCCGGAGAGGTGGTGCGCCACGTGGACGCGCGGCAGGCGCGCGAGTGGGGCATGTCCTCGGGCGTGGGCGTGCAGTTCATCAACCCCTCCGAGCACCTGCGCATGCTCATCCACCGCGCGCGCACGCCTCGCCCCGGTTCCCTGGTGCGAGGCCGCCCACGCGAGGCGAGGCCCTGA